GAATGCGTTCCGCACCAGCCGCTCGGCCGAGTCTCGGGGAGGCGTAAGTCCTTCGAGCCGATAGAGCCAGTCCGGCCGGTACCAGTCGGTGTCCATGCGCTTACCCAGTATTTGGAACGTGCCCTTGGGCAGCGTGACGAACTGACTAACACCATCAGTTGAGCCGCGCAACCGAAACTTTACCTCAAGCAGTTCCTTGTCCCCGAAAAAGAGCTGAACCGTGCCGCGGTCGCGGCTGACCACCAGGTAGTGTTCTCGCTTGGACATGTGGGTAATACGGTGGCTCAACAACTGCTGGTCCAGTTCCAGCCTGACCTTGCGGTCAACCATCTCTTCGAACTCAGCTCCGACCCGCGCCCGTTCCAGCCGAACTTCACGCACCGCTCTCATGAGTTCGCGTTTGCCGACCGCATCGCCAAGGCGGGCAAGGGCAAGCGCGACCAAGACGACCGCCAATGCTGAAAGCGTGACCTTGAAGCGTCCGTCCGCCATCAGTAGATGTAAACTCTGGTGCCGACCGGCACCGAATCGTAGAGGACTT
Above is a window of candidate division WOR-3 bacterium DNA encoding:
- a CDS encoding L,D-transpeptidase, with product MADGRFKVTLSALAVVLVALALARLGDAVGKRELMRAVREVRLERARVGAEFEEMVDRKVRLELDQQLLSHRITHMSKREHYLVVSRDRGTVQLFFGDKELLEVKFRLRGSTDGVSQFVTLPKGTFQILGKRMDTDWYRPDWLYRLEGLTPPRDSAERLVRNAFGPAELFLGGALSIHGPVSDAVPEGAVDHTYIELDEKSLKAVANAVGPGSLVYIE